Sequence from the Thermococcus sp. genome:
TAACGTCTTTCCCCATTCTTGCCATATCAAGACCTGCTTTGAAGGCCCTTTTCACAGTTCCTTTAAGTGCCAGCATCATGACGTCCTTAACCTTTCCGCTGACGCCTGTGAGAACCCTGATTCCAAGCTTTGCAAACTTTAATGCCAGCTCCTCGGAAATCTCGGGAGTCAGGACGAGCTCAACGCCCTCCCGCTTCAGCTCCTCCGCAACGTTGTCTCCCGGTTTTATGACCTTTATCTCCCTGACGCCGTCCGGCCCGACCTCGGCTATGGCTATGCCCTCTGAGGCATCAAATGGAACGGCCTTCCCGTCAAAGCCCCCGTCCGAGGGAACGGCAACCCTCA
This genomic interval carries:
- a CDS encoding NifB/NifX family molybdenum-iron cluster-binding protein — its product is MRVAVPSDGGFDGKAVPFDASEGIAIAEVGPDGVREIKVIKPGDNVAEELKREGVELVLTPEISEELALKFAKLGIRVLTGVSGKVKDVMMLALKGTVKRAFKAGLDMARMGKDVMTRKL